In Malania oleifera isolate guangnan ecotype guangnan chromosome 8, ASM2987363v1, whole genome shotgun sequence, a single window of DNA contains:
- the LOC131161795 gene encoding uncharacterized protein LOC131161795 isoform X1, with product MRGFLPSTHIQTISDSPLTHTSEREIQTVSLSLDRHFREGDVDIRLFPNSYLGQGDMVLGGRRGQLPFRHSTTSHEDDSTSLRPAKPVGLDAVAPLSEPSAPRSDMDTTYGIDTQASTSTVRSGCGATKNMSLKKHLDRRKQQIRINILPGYTALLNDWCTSWTQELDIICRQYAPITAFIWPQVTQEQRIVLYIRILEEFDMDILEDDREKRAVDIQLCNKF from the exons ATGCGTGGGTTCTTGCCCTCAACGCAT ATTCAGACTATATCGGACTCTCCCTTGACCCACACTTCAGAGAGGGAG ATTCAAACTGTATCACTCTCCCTTGACCGACACTTCAGAGAGGGAG ATGTAGATATCAGACTCTTCCCCAACTCATACCTTGGACAGGGAG atatggtACTAGGAGGTCGACGTGGTCAACTTCCTTTTAGGCACTCGACTACATCACATGAGGATGATTCGACATCCTTGAGACCGGCAAAGCCCGTTGGTCTTGATGCAgtggcaccattgtctgagccatcggcacctcggtcagacatggataccacttatggtATTGATACGCAGG catctacatccacggTTAGGTCGGGCTGTGGTGCAAcgaagaacatgtcgctgaagaagcacctggataggagaAAGCAGCAGATTCGAATCAACATTCTTCCAGGCTACACCGCCCTGcttaacgattggtgcacctcGTGGACTcaggagctcgacattatatgccgacagtatgctccaatCACAGCCTTCATCTGGccgcaggtgactcaggagcagcgcataGTTCTTTACATacgcattttg gaagagttcgatatggacatcctcgaggatgaccgtGAGAAAAGGGCGGTCGAcatccaattgtgtaataaattttaG
- the LOC131161795 gene encoding uncharacterized protein LOC131161795 isoform X2: MRGFLPSTHIQTISDSPLTHTSEREIQTVSLSLDRHFREGDVDIRLFPNSYLGQGGGRRGQLPFRHSTTSHEDDSTSLRPAKPVGLDAVAPLSEPSAPRSDMDTTYGIDTQASTSTVRSGCGATKNMSLKKHLDRRKQQIRINILPGYTALLNDWCTSWTQELDIICRQYAPITAFIWPQVTQEQRIVLYIRILEEFDMDILEDDREKRAVDIQLCNKF, from the exons ATGCGTGGGTTCTTGCCCTCAACGCAT ATTCAGACTATATCGGACTCTCCCTTGACCCACACTTCAGAGAGGGAG ATTCAAACTGTATCACTCTCCCTTGACCGACACTTCAGAGAGGGAG ATGTAGATATCAGACTCTTCCCCAACTCATACCTTGGACAGGGAG GAGGTCGACGTGGTCAACTTCCTTTTAGGCACTCGACTACATCACATGAGGATGATTCGACATCCTTGAGACCGGCAAAGCCCGTTGGTCTTGATGCAgtggcaccattgtctgagccatcggcacctcggtcagacatggataccacttatggtATTGATACGCAGG catctacatccacggTTAGGTCGGGCTGTGGTGCAAcgaagaacatgtcgctgaagaagcacctggataggagaAAGCAGCAGATTCGAATCAACATTCTTCCAGGCTACACCGCCCTGcttaacgattggtgcacctcGTGGACTcaggagctcgacattatatgccgacagtatgctccaatCACAGCCTTCATCTGGccgcaggtgactcaggagcagcgcataGTTCTTTACATacgcattttg gaagagttcgatatggacatcctcgaggatgaccgtGAGAAAAGGGCGGTCGAcatccaattgtgtaataaattttaG